The following DNA comes from Brassica oleracea var. oleracea cultivar TO1000 chromosome C5, BOL, whole genome shotgun sequence.
GAAAAGTTAACTCTGCTACCACTTGGATTTGTTGCTCCTTGGCTACCTGTCAGATTCGGTTCCAAACCGTTTAACTCTTGAGCAACATGCTCCATGATGAAAGGTCTGAACTGGGGACATGGCAAGGAGCCTCCAATAGAAGCACCGCCCTTGGGTGGTGTTGCTGGTTGCAACCAGACTTGATCTCCAGCAAAGCATCTCATGTCCACTGCAAAACGTTTGCGGTATATGATCCTTATCCAATAGGGTCCACGGAGTACTACAGAGACATCAATGGGTAAGAGAGAGCTGGGAACGATTCCAGGTCCGCTTCTCCCTGCAGCTCCATGGAAACTTCCACCGAGTGGACTTGGAGCAGGAGAAGGAGAAGCAACAGCACTCCCTGAGGCAGACTGGCCAACAGCATTTGGAGCTGCTAAAGTTGAAGGTTGAGTTTGTTGCGTCTGATTTGATTGTCTGGAAGTCGCTGTAGCAGGTACGACAGTCACGCCAGTGGCTGAACTAGCTCGGGCAGGGCGAGTAGCGGCAGCTAACGCAGTCAAAGGCCCAGCAGTAAGGCGAATGCAATCCAGAAGAGATTCTACCTCTCCACCATTTATGAAATCCTCCAAGAACTGTACAAGAATAACCCACAATAAGGAAAATTATATATATAGAGTAAAAACTCTATAAATTAATAATGTTGGACTATGGTATTTTATTAATTTACAAAAAGTTTCCTTTTTAGATTTTTTCTTTTTAAAATATATTTTTCCAAAATATTTTCATGTATATACATTAATTAAAAGTTTGGAATTTGACATTCATATTGTTTTTATTATATTATTTGGTGTATATAATATGTTTTATAGAACTTAAATGTGGTTTTAGATATAATTTTACTAAATCTCATCAAAATATATTAAATGTTAATAAAATATTAAGATCATTCGATTGTTAATATAAAAAAAACAATAAATGGTTTGTTTTTACTTATATAAAATGTATATAAGTATATAAATAATCAGTTCATAATTTTAATGGGACCATATATTTACATATGTTTTTTTTAACTATTCTTTTATTATTTTATCGATTTGTATTATATTTTGAACCGGCCCAATGGGGCAGTAGAAATTTATTAATTTATGGTGTTTATTAATTTATTAATTTAGGAGTACTAATTTATAGAATTCTATGGTACATACCTCTTAAGAGTAAAAAGTAATTCCTATGAAATACTCACCTTGGTATGTGGCCAGTGTTGGTCAGGAGAGACGTGCATGGTGCATTCATCTTTACCTGATTCCCACTCCACAACAAAACGAGCCAAAATGCCCGAACCAAAGCTAAACCACAGGCTCGTCAATCCCACTGCCTCAATCTTGAAAGCCCTCCATCTATCAACCGCCTCCCCACCGCCTTTCCCTCCAGCAGGTCCTTTAACAGCGGCATTACCACCACCAGGCTCTTCTGTTTTCTCATCCGCCTTTATGCCAAGTAGTTTCCGCATGCCAAGGGAGAACCTTCTGGCATTCGAAAGCCTCTGTATATCCGCCACAAGCTTCTTGATACTATCTGCTTCCACGGACTGATAGGTCAGAACAACGCCTTCAGGGTCATAACGGATATGTGAATCAACGTCAGACGAATTAGCAATGTGAACTCCGGATCCCCACGGTGTTGATTTGCTTCCCTTCTGAAGCTCCCAGAGATCCCTGAAGTGCTGGTCGTTTATTTTCACATCCCAACACATGCTCCCAGGTCTACCGAGCTGCAAGCATATATGTTGCCAGGAATCATTCTGAGCAAACGGAAGACGGAACCATATGTCTGAAAACGAATCTCTCAGTCCCATCTCCTCAACGTATTGGATGTCCAGCGCCTCCATCTGGCTAGTTAGCTTGGCGTGCTTTATGGACAGAGAAGAGTGCCTGACCACGTGGAGAAGAGCGTAGACGAAAACGCTCGAAGGTGCGTTCCCTTTGTTTGCTTCAGCTATGAGATCCCCATAGCTGCATCCAATAGCTTTTGTTGATGTTACCACTGCAGTAGATAGGGCCTGTGATGCAGAGGTTTTACTTTTCTTATTGGGATGAGTTACACCTTCCACTCCTTGTAGAGATGGGATCAATCTTAGCAAATCTGAAGCTGAGCGTTTCCGTGACTTCTGGTCTTTTCTCAACAAAGGACCATCAGAGGTAACTGCAAGATCAGCTGACTCAGAGACAACAGTTAGGGATGGAGACAATACCATGGACAACTCTTTGTTAGGGTTCTTCATCATAGCTGAACCCTTCCCAGGGGGAGGAGATGACAACAGATTAAAAGAGCTAGATTCTAAAGGGACCTGCATACTGTAGAAGGAATCCGATTGATAGCTAGTCAACAACGGAGCTTTTCCATCAGCGGATGTCGTCACTTTCTGATGTCCAAACACTTCATCAACGATGCTAGAGAAACTCAACTGCCCTCCACTCATCTCCGCCAAAGACTCCTCAACTAGTCCAGGACCACGGTGTCCAGACGCTTGATTTAAGCTCCTCTCAGCATCTGAGAACGAAGACACAAATCTAGCTACATCCGATGTGATCAAGTTGAGATCATCTTCAAGAATCCGTATCTGCCCAATATCAATCTTCTTAACACGCAGAACGTTGCTCAGATCGTTGAGAAACTGAGGCTTCCCCGAACCGTCCGTTTGAGTTTCCGCTAGTTTAAACAACGGCGTGAAGTCCTTTTCGAGCTCCATGAGCAAGAGGTGAGAGCTTTCGCAGTCAGGGAACCCCAACGCCAGAATGCTTGACCCATCCGAGAGGCTTTTGGGGGCTTTGTTTACACCAAAACCATGTTCGTAGACCTGCATTAAACCAAAAACAAAATTCAGCTCAGAAACTGAACTTGAACAACAAGATGAGGAACACAGTTACTTTACCTCAAGACCCAAAAATTTGCCAATGGCGGCAAAAAAATGCAAAATGCTTTTGCTTCTCAGGTTGATAAAGGCATCAACAGCAGATATGCTTCCTTGGTTTAACGCATCTTCAAATTCAACCAAGATGGAGGGGGTCAAGACACTCTTGGATGACTGAAGAAGAAACTTACCGGTCCTGCAATCATTAATGTAAAATGAGAAACGCCAGGCTAGATAAAATCTCTCTCTCTCTATATGTAAATAAAAGCAAATATTATACCTTATATTGATCCCAAGTGTGAAAAATGATGATCCATAGGCTCGGACACGTAATACCTCTGGCTCTATTTGTTGCTTAGAGTCTATCATGTTACCTCCCTAAAAGAAAGAAGAATAACCAAATTAAATAAATATTGAGAACACCAATACCAAGAGATATTATGGCCTGAACTATACTAACTCCACAGCTACAAGAAGCTAGGGGAAAATCACTATTCTTAACAATTACAATTGTGTCAAAACAAAAATTTTTTTACCTCACTGCCAGGCTCATCCAGGAAGGCCTGAAGAATGACATCACTGGGAGCTCGACAAATCCTGTCACTCCTCAGAAGCTCTTTCTGAATTTCAAGAAGACGGGTGTATCTGTTACAGCAAATAGCTTTAAGCAGAAGCTTCTCCACGTCAATGCAGCTCTGATCCAGAGAAAACTCAGCTTCCTTGCCGGTCAGAGGATCAATCACAAACGTGCTGTGAGAACACTTAATCTGAAGATCTGACACCGGCTCGATTTTAACGAACGAGCCAGCATTGTTTTTATCATAATCTAGCCAGTACATTAGCTTCACTCCTGGCGTTTTGAGACTAACAGAATCCGCCTCTCCTTCTTGGTTTGCTGGTGCTGTGCCAGTGTCCGAGATCAAGTCGAACCGAATGGCATCTTTCCATCTCCCGTGGAGAAGAGTTCTGACCTGCCTTATGACCGTGTCCATGACAATGGCGACGCAAAGCTCATGGAGCACCGCGTATAATATAGTGAATGGATTCTCCGCAACTGACATTCTCCGCTCTAGATCATCGCCAAGGATATGCCGTCTTGTCACCTCGAGTTTAATCGGGCCACCGCTTCTCTCACCAACGAGTAGATCCAGAAGCAGTATCCTCCACATGGACAGGTGTCCTCGGTAACCGAGAGTCACCAGAACCTTGAACTCCCCCTCCACGGATAAGGTAACCGTGCCTTTAGAGACTTTCACCTCTGTGATCTCTTTTGGAAGCGTGATCTCGAGTAGCTTGGAGCGTACGAGCACCTCCAGCTTCCTTAGCGCTGGCTTCTGCTGCTGCTCGTCCAAAGAGCACTGCATCCCCACATCGTCTACGCACTTTGGGAGGCGCTGGTAAGAGCCTGTCAGCAAGACTTCAATAGCGGAGGGGACGTCGTAGACGGGAGCACGAGCTTGCTGGAGACCTTCGTGCATGAAGAAGAGTGAATCCGCAGCTTGTGTGAAGCATATGTCGTGAGATGATAATGAGCTTCCGAGGTCTTGGCAGGAGTTTATTAGAGGAACCTGTAGCCAAAGGTGAATTAGCAGCTTAATAAATTTATGATCACTTACTCCTTAAAGATAGTGCACACTCCATCGTGAGATGATAGTGTGCTCCCGACGTCCTGCAAGCGGTTTATTAGAGGAACCTGCAGCCAAAGGTGAGTGAATAAGAGGCTTAGTAAATTTCTGATTACTTTCTCCATAAAGATAGTAAACACAAACAAGTAACAATAATCATATGAAATATTAATGGAACGTTGATCTAAAGTAGATGCTTAGGAATTTCACAAAGACTGCAAGCCTAGTTAAAAGTAGAGACTACACTAGTTAAAGATAGTCTTAACATTTCCTAAACTGATTCACCAATGATAACAATTGACCTGGTTCAAATGTACTAATCAGTATTCTAAAGTTCAGTGATAATACAAAAACTGAACACAACCAAGGCAAATAGCTCAGATTTTTCAACAATATATCCACATTAGCCGAACTAAGAAGTATAAAAGTTTGATAATCTTTTATTTTAGTTGTTTCAAGAAGTAACAAAAAGCTGAGAACTTTAGCAAACACTAAGGCTGCTTAATATACTAGAGTAATAAAAAGACATAACTTCATACAGTTGCAATGAGAAACACATATGTCTGAGAGGCATCAATGGACTTGTTAGAGAACAATATAAGCTTTAGCAGACAAACAACAACAAAAACCACATCAAAGTCAGACAAGAGTAGCTTCCAATTTCATTCCCAGTCTGTAAATAATCTAATCGTGCTAACAACACCCAATTCAAGAAAGCTTCGAACTTTAACTTCAAATTGCCTCAAAAACAGTAAAAGAAACAAACTTTAACAAGCAGGAGAGAGAGACAAAACCTGTTTACACCACTTGGCGAGGGCATTGAGCCGAAGCATCCGCTGCTGAGTCTTGACGACATACTTGAGGAGGCTGAGCTTCTTATCAGTATCGGAAAGCTCCGGCGACTTAGCCTTCTCAACGAGCTCCGTGAGGGAGAGGAACGACTCCTCCGCGGCTCGACCAACGAGGGCGGAGAAATCCACCGTCTGTTGCCCTAATTCCGCCATCGCGCGCGGACAAAGAGGCGAACGAAATCTCCGCCGCCCGATTCAGAAACTTGGGGTGATTCTCGATTTCGAAATTAGGGTTTTTTCAACCTTCGCTGTTACTCGTTGGGTCGCCCGAAGCTCTTAGCTTTTCCAGCAACCGGATTTGATTCGGACAAGAGAGAGAAAGGGTTTAGATTTGAAGAAGAAGGAAAAACAAAAAAAAAAACAATTAACAATTTTTGATGGAATTTAAACAAACGAGAAATTTTATTTTCTGTGTGGGTCCTACTTTTCCACGTAAGCAGGAAGTCACAATTTTTTTTTTCGTCAATGTTTTTAATATTAAAATGATCGGGCCAAGCCCAGAAACAGATTACATGAAAGCCCAAAATACATAAACTAAATACCAGGCCCAAAGATCCACACTGCAGCCCTACCCATAACACGGGCCAACGGCCCAAACCATCCCCGGTGTGACGACGACCGACTCGAGCGTCAAGGAGACTGGACGCCGGACACGTGGATGCATCTCAACCCATCAGAACTGCACGCGTCACATCCGCCTCGACTTGGCCGTCTCCGCCTCGTCTCACCACCGGAATCCCTCACCACAACAAACTTCAAACGGAGCTCGTAACCGAAGAGCCTCCGCCGAACCCATCCAATACTTCCCACTCTATCTATCCGTCGGAGAGCCTCATCTCTCCTAGAGAGCTCCTCCGACAAAGCGATAGCTTGAAATCTTCAACCCTAAAGCGACAACCAAGAACCAGTCGATCCCAGCTCGAACCCAGCACTAAGGAACCATAACTAAAAAAACCTAAAGCCGGC
Coding sequences within:
- the LOC106294515 gene encoding mediator of RNA polymerase II transcription subunit 14 isoform X1, which gives rise to MAELGQQTVDFSALVGRAAEESFLSLTELVEKAKSPELSDTDKKLSLLKYVVKTQQRMLRLNALAKWCKQVPLINRLQDVGSTLSSHDICFTQAADSLFFMHEGLQQARAPVYDVPSAIEVLLTGSYQRLPKCVDDVGMQCSLDEQQQKPALRKLEVLVRSKLLEITLPKEITEVKVSKGTVTLSVEGEFKVLVTLGYRGHLSMWRILLLDLLVGERSGGPIKLEVTRRHILGDDLERRMSVAENPFTILYAVLHELCVAIVMDTVIRQVRTLLHGRWKDAIRFDLISDTGTAPANQEGEADSVSLKTPGVKLMYWLDYDKNNAGSFVKIEPVSDLQIKCSHSTFVIDPLTGKEAEFSLDQSCIDVEKLLLKAICCNRYTRLLEIQKELLRSDRICRAPSDVILQAFLDEPGSEGGNMIDSKQQIEPEVLRVRAYGSSFFTLGINIRTGKFLLQSSKSVLTPSILVEFEDALNQGSISAVDAFINLRSKSILHFFAAIGKFLGLEVYEHGFGVNKAPKSLSDGSSILALGFPDCESSHLLLMELEKDFTPLFKLAETQTDGSGKPQFLNDLSNVLRVKKIDIGQIRILEDDLNLITSDVARFVSSFSDAERSLNQASGHRGPGLVEESLAEMSGGQLSFSSIVDEVFGHQKVTTSADGKAPLLTSYQSDSFYSMQVPLESSSFNLLSSPPPGKGSAMMKNPNKELSMVLSPSLTVVSESADLAVTSDGPLLRKDQKSRKRSASDLLRLIPSLQGVEGVTHPNKKSKTSASQALSTAVVTSTKAIGCSYGDLIAEANKGNAPSSVFVYALLHVVRHSSLSIKHAKLTSQMEALDIQYVEEMGLRDSFSDIWFRLPFAQNDSWQHICLQLGRPGSMCWDVKINDQHFRDLWELQKGSKSTPWGSGVHIANSSDVDSHIRYDPEGVVLTYQSVEADSIKKLVADIQRLSNARRFSLGMRKLLGIKADEKTEEPGGGNAAVKGPAGGKGGGEAVDRWRAFKIEAVGLTSLWFSFGSGILARFVVEWESGKDECTMHVSPDQHWPHTKFLEDFINGGEVESLLDCIRLTAGPLTALAAATRPARASSATGVTVVPATATSRQSNQTQQTQPSTLAAPNAVGQSASGSAVASPSPAPSPLGGSFHGAAGRSGPGIVPSSLLPIDVSVVLRGPYWIRIIYRKRFAVDMRCFAGDQVWLQPATPPKGGASIGGSLPCPQFRPFIMEHVAQELNGLEPNLTGSQGATNPSGSRVNFSPSSAMSRAVMSRVGSVASGSLVVGSGLSVRRPPGSGVPAHVRGELNTAIIGLGDDGGYGGGWVPLVALKKVLRGILKYLGVLWLFAQLPDLLREILGSILKENEGALLNLDQEQPALRFFVGGYVFAVSVHRVQLLLQVLSVRRFHHQQQQQNGSSGTAQEELTQSEIGEICDYFSRRVASEPYDASRVASFITLLTLPIPVLREFLKLIAWKKGLSQSQQAVEVAPAQRPRIELCLENHSGADVETSCAAKSNIHFDRPQSTVDFALTVVLDPAHIPHINAAGGAAWLPYCVSVRLRYTFGDNPSVTFLGMEGSHGGRACWQRVDDWEKCKQRVSRTVEVNGSAAGDLTQGKLKLVADSGQRTLHLCLQGLREGSSNNNTLQKEFTI
- the LOC106294515 gene encoding mediator of RNA polymerase II transcription subunit 14 isoform X2 — translated: MAELGQQTVDFSALVGRAAEESFLSLTELVEKAKSPELSDTDKKLSLLKYVVKTQQRMLRLNALAKWCKQVPLINSCQDLGSSLSSHDICFTQAADSLFFMHEGLQQARAPVYDVPSAIEVLLTGSYQRLPKCVDDVGMQCSLDEQQQKPALRKLEVLVRSKLLEITLPKEITEVKVSKGTVTLSVEGEFKVLVTLGYRGHLSMWRILLLDLLVGERSGGPIKLEVTRRHILGDDLERRMSVAENPFTILYAVLHELCVAIVMDTVIRQVRTLLHGRWKDAIRFDLISDTGTAPANQEGEADSVSLKTPGVKLMYWLDYDKNNAGSFVKIEPVSDLQIKCSHSTFVIDPLTGKEAEFSLDQSCIDVEKLLLKAICCNRYTRLLEIQKELLRSDRICRAPSDVILQAFLDEPGSEGGNMIDSKQQIEPEVLRVRAYGSSFFTLGINIRTGKFLLQSSKSVLTPSILVEFEDALNQGSISAVDAFINLRSKSILHFFAAIGKFLGLEVYEHGFGVNKAPKSLSDGSSILALGFPDCESSHLLLMELEKDFTPLFKLAETQTDGSGKPQFLNDLSNVLRVKKIDIGQIRILEDDLNLITSDVARFVSSFSDAERSLNQASGHRGPGLVEESLAEMSGGQLSFSSIVDEVFGHQKVTTSADGKAPLLTSYQSDSFYSMQVPLESSSFNLLSSPPPGKGSAMMKNPNKELSMVLSPSLTVVSESADLAVTSDGPLLRKDQKSRKRSASDLLRLIPSLQGVEGVTHPNKKSKTSASQALSTAVVTSTKAIGCSYGDLIAEANKGNAPSSVFVYALLHVVRHSSLSIKHAKLTSQMEALDIQYVEEMGLRDSFSDIWFRLPFAQNDSWQHICLQLGRPGSMCWDVKINDQHFRDLWELQKGSKSTPWGSGVHIANSSDVDSHIRYDPEGVVLTYQSVEADSIKKLVADIQRLSNARRFSLGMRKLLGIKADEKTEEPGGGNAAVKGPAGGKGGGEAVDRWRAFKIEAVGLTSLWFSFGSGILARFVVEWESGKDECTMHVSPDQHWPHTKFLEDFINGGEVESLLDCIRLTAGPLTALAAATRPARASSATGVTVVPATATSRQSNQTQQTQPSTLAAPNAVGQSASGSAVASPSPAPSPLGGSFHGAAGRSGPGIVPSSLLPIDVSVVLRGPYWIRIIYRKRFAVDMRCFAGDQVWLQPATPPKGGASIGGSLPCPQFRPFIMEHVAQELNGLEPNLTGSQGATNPSGSRVNFSPSSAMSRAVMSRVGSVASGSLVVGSGLSVRRPPGSGVPAHVRGELNTAIIGLGDDGGYGGGWVPLVALKKVLRGILKYLGVLWLFAQLPDLLREILGSILKENEGALLNLDQEQPALRFFVGGYVFAVSVHRVQLLLQVLSVRRFHHQQQQQNGSSGTAQEELTQSEIGEICDYFSRRVASEPYDASRVASFITLLTLPIPVLREFLKLIAWKKGLSQSQQAVEVAPAQRPRIELCLENHSGADVETSCAAKSNIHFDRPQSTVDFALTVVLDPAHIPHINAAGGAAWLPYCVSVRLRYTFGDNPSVTFLGMEGSHGGRACWQRVDDWEKCKQRVSRTVEVNGSAAGDLTQGKLKLVADSGQRTLHLCLQGLREGSSNNNTLQKEFTI